The Musa acuminata AAA Group cultivar baxijiao chromosome BXJ2-5, Cavendish_Baxijiao_AAA, whole genome shotgun sequence genomic interval ctctcattgatttgaggaacaacaatctctcggacaggagatgatatgggagaattaacctaaatctcctcaatatcaaaattaatccttcgagatttttcactcccactgatttcgtcattttctaggaattttgcattaccagattctactattctcatactatgattagggcaataaaatctgtatcccttggatttttctggataaccaataaaatatcccgaaatagttcttggctccaatttcttttcatgtagattgaatactcttatctctgcaggacatccccaaatatgtaaatgtctcagactgggcttcctaccagtccataactcaaatggagtcgatgaaactgacttgctaggaaccctgttcaagatgtacatagctgtcctaagagcttcaccccacatcgactcaagtacagaggaataactcatcatgctcctaaccatatccatcagagtacgatttcgcctttcagcaacaccgttctactgtggcacacctggtaatgcatattgagcacaaataccccgttgttctaggaatctagcaaaaggaccaatattctgactagatccatcatatctgccataaaattcaccacctctgtcagatctgacaattttaacttttctatctaattgtctctcaacctcatttatgtatacttcaagagtatcaatggcttgagacttttcatgtattagataaactttgccatatctggacagatcatctataaacgtgatgaaatatttttctccactaaaacaaggaatgtggagtggtccgcagatatcagtatgaataatctcaaggagttctttgcttcttgtggcatttttctttatttgtttagtttgctttcccttaatgcaatctatacaaatatcaaaatcagtgaagtctaaatgttccaaaatattatccttcactaatctttcaattctttccttggagatatgccccaatcgtctatgccacaatatggaagatctttcattattgaaactacgttttaatccaacatttgattgcagggtcattagtgtctttgcaaactcaagatccaaattaattctgtacaaaccatcacatagaattccagaaccaacttttatttatcataaaatatgctgagtttgccactaccaaaagaaatacaatatcccaactcatcaattctagaaagagaaatcaaatttctaaaaattgtagggacataacatgtgtcaacaagatccatcaagtgacccgtctctaagcgtagacgataagttcccattgatatcactttcgttttaagacgatttcccataatgatgaatctttcatgttcttttggtttccgaattgaaaggaatccctgcatgttatttgtaacatgagttgaagcaccggaatcaatccaccaagtgttagaaggaacttctgtaatgtttgattcgaaacatacaaaggtcgagttaatacctttcttttcgaaccaagtcttgtgtttaatgcaatccttcttcacatgtcctttcttgccacaaaagaagcactttacagtaaaggctttcttttcattagtctgtttaacatttccaaacttagcaaatctctttgatggatgatgcttcaactttcttttcttattaccacctccttgagtagtcgtcatgacattatatgaattttcctgccttaatctcaattcttcctgaacacacatgctagtcaacttaTTCATGTcccacttatctttatttgtattgtagtgaatcttgaatgggccaaactgagaaggaagagaattgagaataaattgcacaaggaaggattcatcaacattcatgcctaatgttttaagttttgcagctttgtcagccatattgaggatatgatcctgaattcctcgagtaccatcatactgagctgtagtcagttctttcatcaatgtgccagccaatgacttatcagcagatttaaatctgtcttcaataacctttaaatattcctttgcgctagttgcaatcggtaatgaagtctttatattatttgcaattgtcattcttatgaacattaaactaagcctatcagatctttcccaagccttcatttcattaacttgttctgcagtagtttcatcagtcaagtctgcaggtttttcaacaagtaatgctagatcaagatctaatacacccagtgtgaattgcacatgctctaaccattctgaataatttgatccagaaagtatagggacacttgaagcatatgaatgtatatgcggaagtaccactgcaaaaagatatataacaacattaatgctttgaatttgtcaaaaaattgatgaactattgatatcatctatattacacctttgggtgaaatattgacatatctagtgttcactcaagaatattttggaggactgataccatccttgaggaataggtattgttacctttgggtatacaaccctaaactgcaaggatatctaaaatagtatcatcctaccccatcacataattatttaaattagattctcctttgggattatctaaatctcataattatatgtgccattatgaatattatttctttaatatcatttaggactaattctttaatattattttataagtcattagtccaggtcactttggtggcttcaagactaatgcaatgatataaaataaaaatgtcctgacaaaacttttattgtaattcatatcacaaaagtttatcatcctaggccactttggtagctactagtcagataaaactaagggaaataaattacaaataatattcatcaatatttctttaattttgctaaacaattcaataataaaataacaataataattattgaacatttatgtaaagcagttcaataataaataaccataacaattattgaacatttatgtaaagtaattcaataataaataaccaaaataattattgaacatttatgtagagcagttcaataataaataaccataacaattattgaatattaaagcaaagtaattcaataataaataataataataattattgaaatttaatgctaagtagttcaataataaataaccataacaattattgaactttaataaaactcatatgataatttcaagcatatacatgtgaataaataaataaaaaattccaaaaaacaataattggattttaattttatttaccacatatataatgaataattcatatgagaaaactataaaataaaccataatttatagttttttttttaatcataattaaatccaatcaaataatcaaaaaatataatcatgattaaaattaatcataattataataaatgatatttatcaattttataattgagaatataacctaaatttctcaatttcataatgataaaaaaacgaaaatatttgataggaaataaatcgaaaatatgcgaatggcagaactgtaatttggcagaaattagacccgagggcaaaaccataaatatgttgacagaacataaactgtaattacgatatttgcaaagggtaaaaatgtaatttttcaaaaaccctagcctcgaggacaaaaacgtaaatatgccaaaaccctaatctgccatcgccgccgccgtcgcgagcggcgctgccgctgctgcctgcggcctggccgcctgtacgcggctgcgggctgccgcctgtgcgcggccgccagcgaccgcctgtgcgcggctgccagcgaccgcctgtgcgcggctgccagcggCAGTTCTAGCCTGTGCGCGGCCACTGCCGCCACGGCGCTGCCGCCACGGGGCTGTCGTGCGCGGCCGgtgccgctgcggcggttcctgcccgcgggtggctgctgccagcacgcggccgccgcctgtgcacggcctactcacgcatggccgccacctgggctgtcagcctgcgtgcggccgaccgtcgcatggacggattctggccgtgtgcgaccggggttctgtgatgccgtcgcgcggacggagttctgtgatgccgtcgcgcggacggagttctgttctgtgatgccgtcgcgtggacggagttctgtgatgccgtcgcgcggacggagttctgtgatgccgtcacgtggacggggttctgtgatgtccgcatatgggacgagttctatgatgtccgcatatgggacgagttctgtaatgcgtacgctactcggcgtaaccgtagatttgcagcgaggtcgacggtgaccattactgcttagcagttcttggaagataaaggtaattatgcatcgtaaattaatttacagatctaatgcatgatttcaaaaaccaggctctgataccaattgtaagcataaaaatctgtaattatgctaaatcaattatgcggaattaacctatatgccaggattgaaattcaatacatagatctaattatacgatgcgtaccttttgatgtcatccgttcagagatcttgtttgatctgctcagcacaccgtgatccaagattgctataggctccgtctttaatccgatcgcgctgcggaatctgcagggagtgcgaagaatagaccctttctcctctcttcctatcctttcacattcataggatcacacagattgatggatttgggaagagggttttggggagagagtcgacgagaataactgaattcctcaacggagagatgcgtctatacgtgtcaacggaaccaattagttattctatcttattcaattataaaggaCCACATATTCTAACAGTTCGATCTGCTCAAAGGACAATTCTCTGTCTGCTGATCTTTTTCTGTACTTGTAGGTTTGCTTCGATGCGGTAAGAGCTGCAGGCTGCGGTGGATAAACTACCTCCGGCCCGACCTCAAGCGCGGCAAATTTACAGAGGAGGAACATGAACTCATCATCGAGCTTCACGGCTTGCTTGGGAACAAGTAAGTTACCTTCTTTTTACCTTTACAGGTCATAAACATGCATGCAATGTTGTTTCTATCGATCAAGGTGGTCGCTGATAGCCGGGCAATTACCGGGGAGGACGGACAACgacatcaagaactactggaacacgcaCATCAAGCGAAAGCTCCTCAGCCGGGGTATCGATCCCCAGAGTCACGGCCCGGCCAGTGGCAACGCCGCTCCGCGACGACAAGAAATCACGACCATGGCGCAGGACATGATTCTCTCGGAAGCCCCAGTCGACTGCTGCGACAAGACCATCAGCAGCGTCGGCGCCAGCCAAGATTCCGACGGCTGCGTCGACCTCGATCTCGGCCTCTCCATGAGCCTCCCTGGCCGCTCTCCGGAACGTCTTCCCCAAACTTCAGTTGCTCCGGCAACAGCTGCAGCAAGTTGCTGCGCTCCACCCCTTCGTCTGTGCTGCCACCTCGGTTTCCAAAGCGGTGGAGCTTGTGGTTGCCCCGCCACCAAAAACCCACGTCTCCTAAGAGCTAACACTAGTTGAGATTCTTCTATGTGATGGTACTTCTCCCGCAGTGTAAAGTGGAAGGATGCCTGTGGTTGCTTTCAAATGCCAAGTGAAATATTTGTTTCTCTAGGATTACTCTTAAAGAAGATTTATTTGTAAAAtctctttattatttataatctatttttaatttttttaatattttaacctATACTTTAACAAATAGACTTAAATATCTTTTTTTCCTCACcttttgttcttttgtttttctttttttttttttaggtaagCATCACGAATAAAGAGCATGAGATAATGATGGATGATCATATCGACAAAAAGCATAAGAGAGCAACGAGCGAAGAGCATAGAGCAACAATTGAAGATAGTGTCGTTAGAGAGCACGACGCAATGACAGCTTCGATAATAAGAGCGagattatgagaaaaaaaaaaagataaaatcaataatactaggaccatagataataaaataatattttattatttttaagagaATATCAATAGCAAGATTGTCAAAAGAAAAAAGGGGTGATGAATATTATGCATCATCTTAAATTATATAACTCCAGATGAAAGTTATAATTTGTTTTGAATGATCTAAGTCTAGGTTTGATTAGAAgggaaaaataaaattagatgacTGCAGCTCATAAAccgttaaaacaaaaaaaataaaagcatGCAAGGCACTATTTTACTGTTCCAGTTCACTAAGGTGAGTTTCTAACAAGAGTACTCTCATTCTTTATTCATCTTTTTATTACAGTATTTCAATACTCTACATGTAATTCCTTCCCTGCTTAGGTGCGAACTATGAATCACAAAGCTTAGAATTCTTTGTTTATATAGTGATGTGTTAATTCCATGCTTCCTCAAGGTCAAGAGAGAACTTAGAATACCTTGATACATGTAGAGGTTGAGTATTCATGGTGTCTTAAGATGAGTTGATGTCTATAGCACACCACTGGCCTGACCTTTAGGCATAAAAGATTATTCCTCCTTGAACATCCAACATATGGGTGGAAATATATATATGATCCCATCAAATtaagcaaagaaaagaaaaaggatacaTTGGACTGGAATTTGGTGGTTGGTAGCCAAATGACCTCACTCAACGCTACTACCCCTTGCCTTTGTTTCTGTTAAGCCATATTGTGCCATCTAAAAAAGTAACTTGTAATATTATTGATCACTCAAtcatattattaaattaatattataagtttattttaaaaaatgatcgAATGAtcataagttataaattatcaagcttTTGGGATTTGTGGTCACTCAATCAAGTCTTTAAgatgattaaaaaatattaattatttttcatgatgtttaattaaaaatatttatacaatTATCATTCTTCGTTTAAGCTTACACTATATACTCGGTTTCCTTCACTTACTTGCAAGAGgagatgggatgttaatatatacgttaagttctttcttaaatatattCATACAATTCTCATTCTTCATTTAGCTTAGACTTTTTTAAAGCTTAAGACTTTAGAATCATGAtcatccaatcatatttttaagagTCATTGGGTTCGACTTAGGATTTTGTTTCATTCTCCAATCTTTTAGTGTCCTTTTTCTATGGGTTTAACCTTTGTATCAATGGATGGCTATTGGTTTAGATTATTGATCAAAGAAGATATTATACGAGGCTTAAACTAATGTAAAATCATGCCCTTATGGTGATTTGATCTACTTTAAAGGCTTACTGATGAAGATGCAGTCCAACTTAAACTCCTAGTTTGAGCACAGAATCAGCTCATATACATTATAAACTTATTATTTTAGAGCATTATAACAAACCTAGAAGTGATAGAGTATGCACTCTTTAGCTTGTGCACATGTACTTCAGTTTAGGCATGGTTCTCCTCTATTTAGTACTGGATAATGGTGCTGTAACTTGGCTCTGGTTTGTTGACTGTTCTCTTCAACCTTCCAGCTTGTCCTGAGCAATATGTGGTTATTGTTTTCTGCTCCATTTCAGCATCCACACATGCATCTTCTTGAGAGGTTGTCTTCTCTCATTATTTTTCCAACTCGTGTAAGTGCTAATGTGGCAACAGTACATGCAAGCGCTGAGGCTTGAGATAGAGACGGGGGGAGAGTGGTGTGCCTGGATGGTGACCATTCTCGTTCCCGATTACAGTGGAAGAGCCTTGATTTCCTGCAATTAAAGCTGGATATGCTCATGGTTAATATGACATTATGTTTGTTGAATGAATGCCTTTGCAACAGGCATAATCTAGGCCTAGGGACTGTGTACAGCAATCCAAAGAGGAGTTTGGCATCACAAATTGGCATGGTTTAAATGAATACATCGTTTGTACTCTCAACTAAATCTTTTGGCAGAGATCTTACCCAGCTTCTCCCTTTCTCTGTGGTATATTATCTTCGTTTGTGTTGCACTATATCCCCAAGTCCTCCATGGCCAGTTCAAGCATTGATTCCAATGTGTTTCAACTTGAAAACTGGATCATCACATTTGCAATGATCCTTGCAAGCACAAAGAGTACTAATGAATGACTGATTCTACATTTCAATTTAGTTGATGAAATACCAATTTAATGGATCCACATACTTTGGCACATGAACTTCACTTGCCAATAATCTCAATTTTATTCATCTCACTTCAAACCTTTAAAGCATAAATCTTttcatctcattctcttttgttttattttctttcatctcaagcttgCAGCACACAAGGAAAGAAGGCCAACACAAAACATCAATCGCAGAAACATCAGCTCAGCACACTGTAAAAGGATGGACTGTAGAGAGTGTTTCTTAGATCAGGAGATGTCTTCCTCTTGGGGAAGAAGTCCCCGATCAGTGGAATGAGAGGCCTCCTCTTCCCCACCTTTGTTTTTCCTCTTCCACCAAGCTCATCTTCCATCCTTCCGAGGCTAAGCGCTTGAGCCAGCGTCGGCAAGCGCTCGCTGCTCCCGATCCTCTCCTCTCCCCATCGATCACTTCGAACTTTGCAGGGCCGCTCTTCGATCGCCAAGCTGCTTGCTTCTGTTTTGGACATGCTCTTCTGGAGCTGGAGGCACAGAGCAGCGACCGCTACCTTCGTCTCCGACTGCATCTCCTTCAGCAGCTTCACTTCTCGTTTTGCCTCGTACAGCTCCGCCTCCAGCTTCCTGACAGCGTTGACGACTCTGAGCTCATTGTCTCGCTCATGAACGAAGCGGAACGTGGAAGACAGGGAGGGCGGCGAGGAGTTGGCCGAAGAGACAGGCTTAGGAGGCGGCAGAGAACAGACCGGGCTTCTGATGATGTCGAGCTTGGCAGATGAGCTGGTGGTCTTGCGAGAACTAGCGTTGCCTGCGTGACAGCGATCGCCGTAGACCGCGACGGCCTCCTTCACGGAGCGAAAAGGACTGGTGGAGTCGACCTCAGCGGGCTCGAACGCCATGGTAGCAGGAGCGCAGCAGTGTCCGACGATGCACTGCACCCATAGAGTGCAAGGGGATAAGAAGGGAGTGCTGCGATGgcatgatgacgatgatgatgagtttGTTTGCTTGGCTTCCACTTCAAAGGCACGCCTAATCTCGAAGAGAACAAAAGCAAGACGGAACAAGGAATCATATGATTCATGCACGACAAAACAAGATCATACAAGCTGTATGATCGTTCATGCAGAGTGCTCAATTAAAACCAAACAAAGAAAAAGATCAATCGAATCCGTAAAGATCTGCAACTATTCCACTGGTTATTAGCGACCTTAAACTGCATCCCCACGCTCGAAGAGCATGCAAGAGTCAATGAAGTGATACGTACAGTGGGCACAGGACATGCCTCACTGTGAAGCAAAATGCCAGGCAATGTCGCCAACCCAAAGCAATCAGTCTGTGCCTCCTCTCCATCTTGCTTCGAGTTCATGAGATGTGATATGGGCAAAATAATTTGAAAGCTGCATTACACATCAACACAGTAGGATCCTTTGCAATTCGGGCAGCTCAACTATaatatttcttataatttttttggtcTCATAATATTTTCCAAAACAGCTCTAATGCGATCTTATAAAAGGGACTAAATTATGAAACCAAAAAAAGTTGTGTGACGTGCTTTACACAGGGGATGGATCAAATTGGCTCCAATTATCGATCTCAAATGGATGATTTCAATCTATCCACATGAGATGACGACGCTAAAACTGCTCTCTTCAGTAGTTTGTATCTCGAATGATCTGTTTTCCCCTGCAATTGctggatgatcttcttggtatgGTTGCTCATACTGTAAGAATAATTGGTATTTGGACGTCCCAACCACACATCCGCTTGAGATCAGTGAATTAACATCATAGAACTCCAACAAAAATGATGTGTCAAGCTAAGCTTCAGTTTACATTCCAAGGAAGCCTCATGTCTTGCAGAATTCTAAACCCTGTAATAACAAGAATAGTTCTATCTTCTCTTAGTGTTATATTcttcatttttaaattattaataatattcataaaatttttaattatttaaatataaaatatttaataattttttatattaaataattttatagcgAAAGCTTAGTGTTAGGGGCCTATTATAAATCTTAGAATTTGAATattatttgtgaaagattcatgtTAAGTTAATAAGAAAAAATCatgaatatcataaataattaaaaaaattaaaggatATTATATTTA includes:
- the LOC135611749 gene encoding transcription factor MYB8-like produces the protein MGRSPCCEKAHTNKGAWTKEEDQKLISYIRTHGEGCWRSLPKAAGLLRCGKSCRLRWINYLRPDLKRGKFTEEEHELIIELHGLLGNKWSLIAGQLPGRTDNDIKNYWNTHIKRKLLSRGIDPQSHGPASGNAAPRRQEITTMAQDMILSEAPVDCCDKTISSVGASQDSDGCVDLDLGLSMSLPGRSPERLPQTSVAPATAAASCCAPPLRLCCHLGFQSGGACGCPATKNPRLLRANTS
- the LOC103985220 gene encoding uncharacterized protein LOC103985220, with the protein product MAFEPAEVDSTSPFRSVKEAVAVYGDRCHAGNASSRKTTSSSAKLDIIRSPVCSLPPPKPVSSANSSPPSLSSTFRFVHERDNELRVVNAVRKLEAELYEAKREVKLLKEMQSETKVAVAALCLQLQKSMSKTEASSLAIEERPCKVRSDRWGEERIGSSERLPTLAQALSLGRMEDELGGRGKTKVGKRRPLIPLIGDFFPKRKTSPDLRNTLYSPSFYSVLS